A genomic stretch from Bacteroidota bacterium includes:
- the radA gene encoding DNA repair protein RadA: MPAKSKTVYVCQNCGVSSVKWIGRCPACGQWNTYVEETVQKETGKNTSFRAGSSVPQLLSEVSSANEKRIDTLSSEFNRLLGGGLVPGSVVLIGGEPGIGKSTLVLQVALKMNSLKTLYISGEESVQQIKMRADRMNLKNENCYLLSETSLENILAHIDNLSPDLVVIDSIQTLYTDGIDSSAGSVSQIRECTARLLRMAKETARPVILIGHINKEGVIAGPKILEHIVDTVLQFEGDRHFLYRILRSIKNRFGSTSELGIFEMQSNGLREVNNPSEILITQNDENLSGVAIAATLDGVRPFLIEIQALVSSAVYGTPQRSATGFDFRRLNMLLAVLEKRAGFKLATKDVFLNIAGGLKVDDPAIDLAVVAAVLSSNIDLPISKNICLAGEIGLSGEIRPVSRIEQRIGEAEKLGFKQMIISQYNQKGLDWSKYKIKIIPVNKLEQVFKFLFGKNN; encoded by the coding sequence TTGCCCGCGAAATCAAAAACGGTGTATGTTTGCCAGAATTGTGGTGTATCTTCAGTCAAATGGATAGGCCGTTGTCCGGCATGTGGTCAGTGGAACACCTATGTAGAAGAAACGGTACAGAAAGAAACCGGCAAAAACACTTCGTTCCGTGCAGGTTCTTCTGTACCTCAGTTGCTTTCAGAGGTTTCTTCAGCTAATGAAAAACGTATAGATACTTTAAGTTCAGAATTTAACCGTTTACTGGGCGGAGGGTTGGTACCGGGATCGGTTGTACTGATTGGCGGAGAACCGGGTATTGGCAAATCAACCCTGGTGCTGCAAGTGGCCCTGAAAATGAACAGTCTCAAAACCCTTTATATATCAGGTGAAGAGAGTGTACAACAAATAAAAATGCGGGCCGACCGGATGAATCTCAAAAATGAGAATTGTTACCTTTTGAGCGAAACCTCTCTCGAAAATATTCTGGCACATATCGATAACCTGTCCCCGGATCTGGTGGTCATTGATTCCATTCAAACTTTATATACCGATGGGATTGATTCTTCGGCCGGCAGTGTTTCACAAATCCGCGAATGTACCGCGCGCCTGCTCAGGATGGCCAAAGAAACGGCACGCCCGGTAATTCTTATCGGGCATATCAATAAAGAAGGGGTAATTGCCGGTCCAAAAATATTGGAACATATTGTGGATACAGTCCTTCAGTTTGAAGGCGACAGGCATTTTCTTTACCGGATCTTAAGATCAATAAAAAACCGTTTTGGAAGCACTTCCGAACTGGGTATTTTCGAAATGCAAAGCAACGGTCTGCGCGAAGTAAACAATCCTTCGGAGATACTGATTACCCAGAATGACGAGAATCTCAGCGGAGTGGCCATTGCAGCCACCCTTGACGGCGTCAGGCCTTTTCTGATAGAAATTCAGGCCCTGGTAAGTTCTGCAGTTTATGGAACCCCTCAACGTTCGGCTACAGGTTTTGATTTTCGCCGTCTGAACATGCTTTTGGCCGTACTGGAAAAAAGAGCAGGTTTTAAACTTGCCACTAAGGATGTTTTTCTCAATATTGCAGGTGGCCTTAAGGTGGATGATCCTGCAATAGATTTGGCCGTTGTGGCTGCTGTTCTTTCTTCAAATATAGACCTGCCGATAAGCAAAAATATCTGTTTAGCAGGTGAAATAGGCCTGTCGGGTGAAATACGTCCCGTCAGCAGAATTGAACAACGTATAGGAGAAGCCGAAAAACTGGGGTTTAAACAAATGATTATTTCGCAATACAATCAAAAAGGCCTTGATTGGTCGAAGTATAAGATTAAGATTATTCCGGTCAACAAACTCGAACAGGTGTTTAAATTTCTATTCGGGAAAAACAATTAG
- a CDS encoding Pathogenesis-related transcriptional factor and ERF protein, whose translation MVVKIKLKNADKYLLLDSEVYEKLKQNKYFEALKVLDNIREHSSGLPVFQKYYKKKDGFKVETIYINQYVANMYIPKPPSDKRLFVSFKNGNKIDCRVKNLQWLTMSQLRREQRFTHNSTGFRGVHRVAKDKYISILWIDRQPVIVGTFKTPIEAARAYNDKSIELFGVTKSLNQFDESGVPVHFKKKVVERPRLRRKRRSKEEMTQVALEKQNRREVKAAKRKAKEEEKERKALERKARARAKVKK comes from the coding sequence ATGGTAGTAAAGATTAAATTAAAAAATGCCGATAAGTATCTATTGTTAGATTCTGAGGTGTACGAAAAACTTAAGCAAAACAAATATTTTGAAGCGCTTAAGGTATTGGACAATATTCGAGAACACTCGAGTGGATTGCCCGTTTTTCAAAAGTATTACAAAAAGAAGGACGGTTTTAAAGTTGAGACCATTTATATAAATCAGTATGTTGCTAACATGTACATACCGAAACCGCCTTCAGACAAACGTCTTTTTGTAAGCTTTAAAAATGGCAACAAGATTGATTGCCGGGTGAAAAACCTTCAATGGTTGACCATGTCGCAGTTGCGCCGTGAACAAAGGTTCACGCATAATTCGACTGGTTTCCGCGGAGTACATCGGGTTGCCAAAGATAAATACATATCCATTTTATGGATTGACCGTCAACCTGTTATTGTAGGCACTTTCAAAACACCTATTGAAGCCGCCAGAGCTTATAATGACAAATCTATCGAACTTTTCGGGGTGACCAAAAGTTTAAACCAGTTTGACGAAAGTGGCGTTCCTGTTCATTTTAAAAAGAAAGTGGTGGAACGCCCCAGACTTCGCCGTAAAAGAAGAAGTAAAGAGGAAATGACCCAGGTTGCCCTTGAAAAACAGAACAGAAGAGAAGTTAAGGCTGCCAAGAGAAAAGCCAAAGAAGAAGAAAAAGAAAGAAAAGCATTGGAAAGAAAAGCCAGAGCCAGGGCTAAGGTTAAAAAGTAA
- a CDS encoding ComF family protein, whose amino-acid sequence MEALRKRINDFVNLFYPNVCACCGMNLLHNEYLICNHCLYKLPKTNYHQERNNPLEQIFWGKVKIESAAAFFFYNKGSKYQRLIHQMKYNGLKDLGYELGKMYGSELISSVFSSVDVIVPVPLHPKKERRRGYNQSDWIAEGIAKTMRKPIERHNLCRIKANETQTRKSRIERWENVQDIFIVKNVNFFTNKHVLLIDDVITTGATLEACTAQILQCENTRVSIATLAVA is encoded by the coding sequence ATGGAAGCTTTGAGAAAGAGGATTAATGATTTCGTTAATTTATTTTATCCCAATGTTTGTGCGTGTTGTGGAATGAATCTGCTTCATAATGAGTATCTGATATGTAATCATTGCTTATACAAATTGCCCAAAACAAATTATCATCAGGAAAGAAACAATCCACTGGAGCAGATATTTTGGGGAAAAGTTAAGATAGAATCGGCAGCAGCATTCTTTTTTTATAACAAAGGAAGTAAATATCAACGGCTAATTCACCAAATGAAATATAACGGGTTAAAAGATTTGGGTTATGAATTAGGGAAAATGTACGGAAGTGAGTTGATTTCCAGCGTATTTAGTTCAGTTGATGTAATTGTTCCAGTGCCCCTTCACCCGAAGAAAGAAAGACGGAGAGGATATAATCAAAGCGATTGGATTGCAGAAGGAATTGCAAAAACGATGCGAAAACCCATTGAAAGGCACAATCTTTGCAGGATAAAAGCCAATGAAACCCAGACCCGCAAAAGCAGGATTGAAAGATGGGAGAATGTTCAGGATATTTTTATTGTTAAAAATGTAAACTTTTTTACTAATAAGCACGTTTTGTTAATAGATGATGTGATTACTACGGGGGCCACATTAGAAGCTTGCACTGCACAGATTCTGCAGTGTGAAAATACAAGGGTAAGCATTGCAACTCTTGCGGTAGCTTGA
- a CDS encoding ARMT1-like domain-containing protein, which translates to MAYECKFCFIRSFEKLLKERSFPEEKKDEILTAFLKYIAEVDSSQISPLIGREMEIMVKKYLNNPDPYKEEKRQSNQFLLNLYPKFKKKVETASNPFETALRLAIAGNIIDYAASTNFNVMDNINYVLNAKFGIDHSRELETAIKQANTILYLGDNTGEIVLDKLFIETIGHPNVYFAVKEKPVINDATMEDARYTGMDKVAKIISNGYDAPSTILDKSSKEFIEIYQHADLVISKGQGNLEGLFRSGKENTFFLLMVKCDVIARLVGVKKDDFVVFKKSLCK; encoded by the coding sequence ATGGCTTACGAATGTAAATTTTGTTTTATCCGTTCATTTGAAAAACTTTTAAAAGAACGATCCTTCCCTGAAGAAAAAAAAGATGAAATTCTCACCGCTTTTCTTAAATATATTGCAGAAGTCGACTCCTCTCAAATTAGTCCCCTGATCGGGCGGGAAATGGAAATCATGGTCAAAAAATACCTGAATAATCCGGATCCCTACAAAGAAGAAAAACGGCAAAGCAACCAGTTTCTCCTGAATCTCTATCCTAAGTTCAAAAAGAAAGTTGAGACAGCATCCAATCCTTTTGAAACAGCTTTGCGCCTGGCAATTGCGGGAAACATCATAGATTATGCCGCTTCTACCAATTTCAATGTGATGGATAATATCAATTATGTTCTGAATGCAAAATTTGGAATTGATCATTCCAGGGAATTGGAAACAGCCATAAAACAAGCAAATACCATACTTTACCTCGGAGATAATACCGGGGAAATCGTACTTGACAAACTTTTCATCGAAACCATCGGCCATCCCAATGTTTATTTCGCAGTAAAAGAAAAGCCGGTTATCAACGATGCCACTATGGAAGATGCCCGGTATACAGGAATGGATAAAGTAGCCAAAATAATTTCCAATGGCTACGATGCTCCTTCTACAATCCTTGATAAATCATCCAAAGAGTTTATTGAAATATACCAGCATGCCGATCTGGTTATATCAAAAGGACAGGGGAATCTGGAAGGCCTCTTCAGAAGCGGAAAAGAAAATACTTTCTTTCTGCTGATGGTAAAATGTGATGTTATTGCCCGGCTTGTAGGAGTAAAAAAAGACGACTTTGTAGTATTTAAAAAATCATTGTGCAAATAA
- a CDS encoding rhodanese-like domain-containing protein, protein MKFVLRLLLCLFVLNQSNLVYSQVKQFTTITFLNPSDFYSEMLFYPSREIIDVREYALYCKSRIPGALSADTPEKVKNLSDTLDRDIPFFVYSENGDESTEACLILLGKGFKNVFELKDGIRGWERQGFKVDNKKISKRRKKRI, encoded by the coding sequence ATGAAATTTGTACTCAGATTGTTATTGTGTTTATTTGTATTAAATCAAAGTAACCTGGTTTACTCACAAGTTAAGCAATTCACCACCATTACCTTTCTCAATCCCAGTGATTTTTATTCTGAAATGTTATTTTATCCTTCACGGGAAATTATTGATGTAAGGGAATATGCCCTGTATTGCAAATCAAGAATACCGGGAGCTCTAAGTGCCGATACTCCCGAAAAAGTCAAGAACCTTTCAGATACCCTGGACAGGGATATCCCTTTTTTTGTTTATTCGGAAAACGGGGATGAAAGTACAGAAGCTTGCCTTATATTGTTAGGGAAGGGGTTTAAAAATGTTTTCGAGCTGAAAGATGGCATCCGGGGTTGGGAACGGCAGGGTTTTAAAGTGGACAATAAAAAAATTTCTAAACGTAGAAAAAAGAGAATCTAA